In the Magnolia sinica isolate HGM2019 chromosome 15, MsV1, whole genome shotgun sequence genome, one interval contains:
- the LOC131227228 gene encoding putative disease resistance protein RGA4 isoform X3: MAEAVVSDLLQVVFEKPASPILERYGLLSVVREEMESLRSTLSMIQAEDAEERRVKDKALRNWLGKLKDSAYDADEILDEFTAESLRRQVEIRGRVTNKVVGSAKISCSIIICKGYLGFMV, from the exons ATGGCAGAAGCAGTCGTTTCTGACCTTCTTCAAGTAGTTTTCGAAAAACCAGCCTCCCCAATCCTAGAACGGTATGGATTGTTGTCGGTTGTTCGCGAGGAGATGGAAAGTCTAAGGAGTACGTTATCAATGATACAAGCCGAAGATGCTGAGGAGCGGCGAGTAAAGGACAAGGCGCTTCGGAATTGGCTGGGAAAGCTTAAAGATTCAGCTTATGATGCTGATGAAATATTGGATGAATTCACGGCGGAATCTCTACGCAGACAAGTGGAGATTCGGGGGCGTGTTACAAACAAG GTTGTTGGATCTGCCAAAATCTCATGCTCAATAATCATATGTAAGGG GTATTTGGGCTTTATGGTTTGA
- the LOC131227228 gene encoding putative disease resistance protein RGA4 isoform X4, whose amino-acid sequence MAEAVVSDLLQVVFEKPASPILERYGLLSVVREEMESLRSTLSMIQAEDAEERRVKDKALRNWLGKLKDSAYDADEILDEFTAESLRRQVEIRGRVTNKDGSY is encoded by the exons ATGGCAGAAGCAGTCGTTTCTGACCTTCTTCAAGTAGTTTTCGAAAAACCAGCCTCCCCAATCCTAGAACGGTATGGATTGTTGTCGGTTGTTCGCGAGGAGATGGAAAGTCTAAGGAGTACGTTATCAATGATACAAGCCGAAGATGCTGAGGAGCGGCGAGTAAAGGACAAGGCGCTTCGGAATTGGCTGGGAAAGCTTAAAGATTCAGCTTATGATGCTGATGAAATATTGGATGAATTCACGGCGGAATCTCTACGCAGACAAGTGGAGATTCGGGGGCGTGTTACAAACAAG GATGGATCCTACTGA
- the LOC131227228 gene encoding putative disease resistance protein RGA4 isoform X1: MAEAVVSDLLQVVFEKPASPILERYGLLSVVREEMESLRSTLSMIQAEDAEERRVKDKALRNWLGKLKDSAYDADEILDEFTAESLRRQVEIRGRVTNKVVGSAKISCSIIICIWALWFERNDRCFRNRKGQVLEVFRRAKSHAMEWVLASNIIPHFPECWWEL; encoded by the exons ATGGCAGAAGCAGTCGTTTCTGACCTTCTTCAAGTAGTTTTCGAAAAACCAGCCTCCCCAATCCTAGAACGGTATGGATTGTTGTCGGTTGTTCGCGAGGAGATGGAAAGTCTAAGGAGTACGTTATCAATGATACAAGCCGAAGATGCTGAGGAGCGGCGAGTAAAGGACAAGGCGCTTCGGAATTGGCTGGGAAAGCTTAAAGATTCAGCTTATGATGCTGATGAAATATTGGATGAATTCACGGCGGAATCTCTACGCAGACAAGTGGAGATTCGGGGGCGTGTTACAAACAAG GTTGTTGGATCTGCCAAAATCTCATGCTCAATAATCATAT GTATTTGGGCTTTATGGTTTGAGAGGAACGATCGATGTTTCAGAAATCGTAAAGGGCAGGTGTTGGAGGTTTTCCGTAGGGCAAAATCTCATGCGATGGAATGGGTGCTAGCATCAAACATCATTCCTCACTTTCCGGAGTGCTGGTGGGAATTGTAa
- the LOC131227228 gene encoding putative disease resistance protein RGA4 isoform X2, which translates to MAEAVVSDLLQVVFEKPASPILERYGLLSVVREEMESLRSTLSMIQAEDAEERRVKDKALRNWLGKLKDSAYDADEILDEFTAESLRRQVEIRGRVTNKVFGLYGLRGTIDVSEIVKGRCWRFSVGQNLMRWNGC; encoded by the exons ATGGCAGAAGCAGTCGTTTCTGACCTTCTTCAAGTAGTTTTCGAAAAACCAGCCTCCCCAATCCTAGAACGGTATGGATTGTTGTCGGTTGTTCGCGAGGAGATGGAAAGTCTAAGGAGTACGTTATCAATGATACAAGCCGAAGATGCTGAGGAGCGGCGAGTAAAGGACAAGGCGCTTCGGAATTGGCTGGGAAAGCTTAAAGATTCAGCTTATGATGCTGATGAAATATTGGATGAATTCACGGCGGAATCTCTACGCAGACAAGTGGAGATTCGGGGGCGTGTTACAAACAAG GTATTTGGGCTTTATGGTTTGAGAGGAACGATCGATGTTTCAGAAATCGTAAAGGGCAGGTGTTGGAGGTTTTCCGTAGGGCAAAATCTCATGCGATGGAATGGGTGCTAG